Within the Tachysurus fulvidraco isolate hzauxx_2018 chromosome 3, HZAU_PFXX_2.0, whole genome shotgun sequence genome, the region ccattaaatgcccctctatatgcccctctatgagaatatcaccaggccacaacccattaaatgcccctctatatgcccctctatgagaatatcaccaggccacaacccattatatgcccctctatgagaatatcaccaggccacaacccattaaatgcccctctatatgcccctctatgagaatatcaccaggccacaacccattaaatgcccctctatgagaatatcaccaggccacaaccaaATAAATgtccctctatatgcccctctatgagaatatcaccaggccacaacccattaaatgcccctctatatgcccctctatgagaatatcaccaggccacaacccattaaatgcccctctatatgcccctctatgagaatatcaccaggccacaacccattaaatgcccctctatatgcccctctatgagaatatcaccaggccacaacccattaaatgcccctctatatgcccctctatgagaatatcaccaggccacaacccattatatgcccctctatgagaatatcgccaggccacaacccattaaatgcccctctatatgcccctctatgagaatatcaccaggccacaacccattaaatgcccctctatatgcccctctatgagaatatcaccaggccacaacccattaaatgcccctctatatgcccctctatgagaatatcaccaggccacaacccattaaatgcccctctatatgcccctctatgagaatatcaccaggccacaacccattatatgcccctctatgagaatatcgccaggccacaacccattaaatgcccctctatatgcccctctatgagaatatcaccaggccacaacccattaaatgcccctctatatgcccctctatgagaatatcaccaggccacaacccattaaatgcccctctatatgcccctctatgagaatatcaccaggccacaacccattaaatgcccctctatatgcccctctatgagaatatcaccaggccacaacccattatatgcccctctatgagaatatcgccaggccacaacccattaaatgcccctctatatgcccctctatgagaatatcaccaggccacaacccaatAAAATCCCCTCAAGATGCCCcactatgagaatatcaccaggccacaacccattaactgcccctctatatgcccctctatgagaatatcaccaggccacaacccattaaatgcccctctatatgcccctctatgagaatatcaccaggccacaacccattaaatgcccctctatatgcccctctatgagaatatcaccaggccacaacccattaaatgcccctctatatgcccctctatgagaatatcaccaggccacaacccattaaatgcccctctatatgcccctctatgagaatatcaccaggccacaacccattaaatgcccctctatatgcccctctatgagaatatcaccaggccacaacccattatatgcccctctatgagaatatcgccaggccacaacccattaaaagcccctctatatgcccctctatgagaatatcaccaggccacaacccattaaatgcccctctatatgcccctctatgagaatatcaccaggccacaacccattaaatgcccctctatatgcccctctatgagaacatcaccaggccacaacccattaaatgcccctctatatgcccctctatgagaatatcaccaggccacaacccattatatgcccctctatgagaatatcgccaggccacaacccattaaatgcccctctatatgcccctctatgagaatatcaccaggccacaacccattaaatgcccctctatatgcccctctatgagaatatcaccaggccacaccccattaaatgcccctctatatgcccctctatgagaatatcaccaggccacaacccattaaatgcccctctatatgcccctctatgagaatatcaccaggccacaacccattaaatgcccctctatatgcccctctatgagaatatcaccaggccacaacccattaaatgcccctctatatgcccctctatgagaatatcaccaggccacaacccattatatggcccctctatgagaatatcgccaggccacaacccattaaatgcccctctatatgcccctctatgagaatatcaccaggccacaacccattaaatgcccctctatatgcccctctatgagaatatcaccaggccacaacccattaaatgcccctctatatgcccctcgaTGAGAATTGCACCAGGCCCAcaaacccattaaatgcccctctatatgcccctctatgagaatatcaccaggccacaaacCCATTATAtgccctctatgagaatatcgccaggccacaacccattaaatgcccctctatatgcccctctatgagaatatcaccaggccacaacccattaaatgcccctctatatgcccctctatgagaatatcaccaggccacaacccattaaatgcccctctatatgcccctctatgagaatatcaccaggccacaaacCATTAAAttcccctctatatgcccctctatgagaatatcaccaggccacaacccattaaatgcccctctatatgcccctctatgagaatatcaccaggccacaacccattaaatgcccctctatatgcccctctatgagaatatcaccaggccacaacccattaaatgcccctctatatgcccctctatgagaatatcaccaggccacaacccattaatatgccccctctatgagaatatcgccaggccacaacccattaaatgcccctctatatgcccctctatgagaatatcaccaggccacaacccattaaatgccctctatatgcccctctatgagaatatcaccaggccacaacccattaaatgcccctctatatagccctctatgagaatatcaccaggccacaacccattaaaatgcccctctatatgcccctctatgagaatatcaccaggccacaacccttAAATGCCCTCtaatatgcccctctatgagaatatcaccagccacaacccattaaatgcccctctatatgcccctctatgagaatatcaccaggccacaacccattaaatgcccctctatatgcccctctatgagaatatcaccaggccacaacccattaaatgcccctctatatgcccctctatgagaatatcaccaggccacaacccattatatgcccctctatgagaagaTCTCCAGGCctcaacccattaaatgcccctctatatatgcccctctatgagaatatcaccaggccacaacccattaaatgcccctctatatgcccctctatgagaatatcacccaGGCAcaaacccattaaatgcccctctatatgcccctctatgagaactatcaccaggccacaacccattaaatgcccctctatatgccccctctatgagaatatcaccaggccacaacccattatatgcccctctatgagaatatctccaggccacaacccattaaatgcccctctatatgcccctctatgagaatatcaccaggccacaacccattaaatgcccctctatatgcccctctatgagaatatcaccaggccacaacccattaaatgcccctctatatgcccctctatgagaatatcaccaggccacaacccattaaatgcccctctatatgcccctctatgagaatatcaccaggccacaacccattaaatgcccctctatatgcccctctatgagaatatcaccaggccacaacccattaaatgcccctctatatgcccctctatgagaatatcaccaggccacaacccattatatgcccctctatgagaatatcgccaggccacaacccattaaatgcccctctatatgcccctctatgagaatatcaccaggccacaacccattaaatgcccctctatatgcccctctatgagaatatcaccaggccacaacccattaaatgcccctctatatgcccctctatgagaatatcaccaggccacaacccattaaatgcccctctatatgcccctctatgagaatatcaccaggccacaacccaatttatatgcccctctatgagaatatcagccaggccacaacccattaaatgcccctctatatgcccctctatgagaatatcaccaggccacaacccattaaatgcccctctatatgcccctctatgagaatatcaccaggccacaacccattaaatgcccctctatatgcccctctatgagaatatcaccaggccacaacccattaaatgcccctctatatgcccctctatgagaatatcaccaggccacaacccattaaatgcccctctatatgcccctctatgagaatatcaccaggccacaaacctttaaatgcccctctatatgcccatctatgagaatatcaccaggccacaacccattgaAAAtgccctctatatgcccctctatgaggaCGATCCCAGGCCACCCAATTatcccctctatatgcccctctatgagaatatcagccaggccacaacccattaaattgCCCCTCATATGGCCCCTCTATGAGATattcaccaggccacaacccattaaatgcccctctatattgcccctctatgagaatatcaccgaGGCCACAACccttaaatgcccctctatagtgcccctctatgagatatcaccaggccacaaccccttataatgcccctctatatgccctctatgagaatatcaccaggccacaacccattaaatgccacCCTCTATAtgccctctatgagaatatcccATGCACAAACCCATAAAtgccctctatatgcccctctatgagaactatcgccaggccacaacccattaaatgcccctctatatgcccctctatgagaatatcaccaggccacaacccattaaatgcccctctatatgcccctctatgagaatatcaccaggccacaacccattaaatgcccctctatatgcccctctatgagaatatcaccaggccacaacccattatatgcccctctatgagaatatcgccaggccacaacccattaaatgcccctctatatgcccctctatgagaatatcaccaggccacaacccattaaatgcccctctatatgcccctctatgagaatatcaccaggccacaacccattaaatgcccctctatatgcccctctatgagaatatcaccaggccacaacccattaaatgcccctctatatgcccctctatgagaatatcaccaggccacaacccattaaatgcccctctatatgcccctctatgagaatatcaccaggccacaacccattaaatgcccctctatatgcccctctatgagaatatcaccaggccacaacccattatatgcccctctatgagaatatcgccaggccacaacccattaaatgcccctctatatgcccctctatgagaaattcaccaggccacaacccattaaatgcccctctatatgcccctctatgagaatatcaccaggccacaacccattaaatgcccctctatatgcccctctatgagaatatcaccaggccacaacccattaaatgcccctctatatgcccctctatgagaaatTCACCAGGCCActacccattaaatgcccctctatatgcccctctatgagaatatcaccaggccacaacccattaaatgcccctctatatgcccctctatgagaatatcaccaggccacaacccattaaatgcccctctatatgcccctctatgagaatatcgccaggccacaacccattaaatgcccctctatatgccccctctatgagaatatcaccaggccacaacccattaaatgcccctctatatgcccctctatgagaatatcaccaggccacaacccattaaatgcccctctatatgcccctctatgagaatatcaccaggccacaacccattaaatgcccctctatatgcccctctatgagaatatcaccaggccacaacccattatatgcccctctatgagaatatcgccaggccacaacccattaaatgcccctctatatgcccctctatgagaatatcaccaggccacaacccattaaatgcccctctatctgcccctctatgagaatatcaccaggccacaacccattaaatgcccctctatatgcccctctatgagaatatcaccaggccacaacccattaaatgcccctctatatgcccctctatgagaatatcaccaggccacaacccattaaatgcccctctatatgcccctctatgagaatatcgccaggccacaacccattaaatgcccctctatatgcccctctatgagaatatcgccaggccacaacccattaaatgcccctctatatgcccctctatgagaatatcaccaggccacaacccattaaatgcccctctatatgcccctctatgagaatatcgccaggccacaacccattaaatgcccctctatatgcccctctatgagaatatcgccaggccacaacccattaaatgcccctctatatgcccctctatgagaatatcaccaggccacaacccattaaatgcccctctatatacccctctatgagaatatcaccaggccacaacccattaaatgcccctctatatacccctctatgagaatatcaccaggccacaacccaataaatgcccctctatatgcccctctatgagaatatcaccaggccacaacccattatatgcccctctatgagaatatcaccaggccacaacccattaaatgcccctctatatgcccctctatgagaatatcaccaggccacaacccactaaatgcccctctatatgcccctctatgagaatatcaccagccCACAATCCAGGAAATCCCTGTACAATCACACTGATGGGCCATGAACCGATAAAATGCCCCTGACATCCATCACTGACTggaatgcttcagaaaaccttCTGGGAATCTTTAAACTCGACagtaaagaaatgaaacaaaggTGAAGAGTAAAGAATTATTCCTCCAAAAATAAGAAACTGTTagctgtttgttgtgtttgtttgttgtgtttgtttgttgtgtttgtttgttgtgtttgtttgttgtgtttgtttgttgtgtttgtttgttgtgtttgtttgttgtttgtttgttgtgtttgttgtgtttgtttgttgtgtttgtttgttgtgtttgttgtgtttgtttgttgtgtttgtttgttgtgtttgtttgttgtgtttgtttgttgtttgtttgttgtgtttgttgtgtttgtttgttgtgtttgtttgttgtgtgtgtttgttgtgtttgttgtgtttgtttgttgtgtttgttgtgtttgtttgttgtgtttgttatgtttgtttgttgtgtttgttgtgtttttttgttgtgtttgtttgttgtgtttgtttgttgtgtttgttatgtttgtttgttgtgtttgttgtgtttgtttgttgtgtttgtttgttgtgtttgtttgttgtttgtttgttgtgtttgttgtgtttgtttgttgtgtttgtttgttgtttgtttgttgtgtttgtttgttgtgtttgtttgttgtgtttgtttgttgtgtttgtttgttgtttgtttgttgtgtttgttgtgtttgttgtgtttgtttgttgtgtttgtttgttgtgtgtgtttgttgtgtttgttgtgtttgtttgttgtttttgttgtgtttgtttgttgtgtttgttatgtttgtttgttgtgtttgttgtgtttgtttgttgtgtttgttgtgtttgtttgttgtgtttgtttgttgtgtacGATGTagaacagaatatatgactCTCCAGAGAACAACACAAACTGACGTGTAATAACTCTGAACACTGTAGTCTACcttatctgtgtgtttgctgtgtgaaATTAACTgcacattaaatattatttctaaAGCTATTACATTTGGAATCTAGTAAAAAGTAAAACTCTGACTGCAGCTGGACGAGTCTTTTAGTCAGGAGGAAATAATCTGATGTTCTGTTATAGTCTATTGTTGGTGCGCATTATAAACGTCATCATTTTACATAATGCTGAAATGTCTGATGGTGAATGTGgataaatcatttatattctgTACGTCCAGTACGTACACActtaaagataaagaaaaatggCTCAATAACGATTCACTTCTCTCATTCGTTTGTTATGAAGGATGAAAGACAATCTCTGACCTTGGCCAGGAAGAGCCAGAGCGCACAGTGCTGCGAAGGAAGTCCGTTCTTCAGCTTTACAGACGACAGCACCAGAAAAAAGCTAAGTATAGCACTGTTGGGAAAAATGTATGAGTTAGTCATACATCACTGGgtgtgacgtcatgtgtagaTATACAGAAACATCTCAGATTATTGGACAATCTCTCAACAAAGCGACAACAAATTTACCTCAAAGTTTATTTGGTTTATGTGGAAACTTCTTACCTGGCAAAACATCCACTATGGAACTTGTAGGACGTACGGAAAGGAAACTCCAGAGCTCCAAAAAGATCACCTGGGTAAACAAAAATGGgccttgtctcaaagcagctaataataataataataataataataataataataataataataatgagaaagaTTGAAGCAACATCCTGAGAAGATATGAggatgaaaccttgagaggaaccagactcattgctatataaaaaaatgtaatatgcCACAGTTTATAGAGACGTATGATGACGTATGATGACGTATGATGACGTATGATGACCTGTTGGATGTGCTGCAGTAGCCAACAGCAAGATGCTtgggggagaaaaaagaaaagaaaaagatggatatatttataaacagcCAACTGATTACACTGTAGAATAAGTATAATAGAGTTTGTTTACCTGACAATGTAGTTGATTAACTGCTGTTCAAGATcactgaaaaaaacaataaaaaatattaacaagtaATTTTACACACTAACGTCATGAACATTTGCCCCTCAATGAAGACATTCGACCCCAGAGCCCACTGAAGTGAGACAGGTTTGATGAAGCGAAAGCTTTTGTGAGTTTTGTTGCTTTCTGTTGAGTTGAGAAAGTCTGAAAAGTGAACTAGATAAACATTTGCCCTGAACTCCCTTAAAGTTCTGCCCTTCTCCTGGGGTTCCACAGAGACATCCAGAGCTTGAACCTGTGAtctatatatatgatatattttgtACTTAACTGTAAATAACTAAAATTACAATAACAAACAATTCAGTAAAATACAGACTAAAAGGTTCTAACACCAACCTCAGATGGCTAGGCTTGGAATTCCTCTGGAACACTTTGTATGAGCctgaaacagaagagaaactgaacattaacatttcactgcattgtatttactttcattattattgtttaaagaTGATTATATTATACATCACTTCTCTTTAGTCCCCTTATGATCGCTATAGAAATGTTGAATCTTAGCAAAACTTTGTCACATTAAACCGTTACTAAATTTACGACAGACTGTCAGTCgctcagcacaaacacacaaacacgtatagTTAGCATTAACATTTTCAGTAAactgtgctacagtagctcttgTCTAGGAATCGGACCAAACGGATTAGACTTCTCTCCTCCTGTACATCAATGAGCCTCAGGTGGTCCTGTGTGTTTGGACCACTTTTTATAGACACTGTGTACATGTCGCTCGAATCCTTACACTTGTCCATATTTCCTGACCGTTGCCTTATATGTCTCACCCTTTTACAGGTGCCACTGTAACCAGATCATCGTCACTGGTACTAAGcttatggctgattggtgtatgGAGCAAAAGAAATCATTAATAACTCATATTCTAGATTTCATAACCAGaagattaaataaacacactcaccAACACAGCACAAGTGGACGACAGCCCAGACATAACCATTTACCCCAAACTGGAACAGAACGGTGTCACACAACCAAACTGACATCAggaataaataaagtgcaacaCAAGCAAATGTGGTGTCATTTTTGTCTCTGTTGTACAAATAACTAATAAGTTTAATAACTAATAAGTCTATCCAGTAAAATCTGACCTACTTTGGCCCTGTTCGTCAAAATAGAAACACATCAGGAAAAGATGTAAAAaattccttttcatcttcagaACAATCAGCTGATGTTCACCAGTTACAGTTAGCCCTGTTTTACACTCGGCATGGTTTAGGTTCATAAATCACAATGTAGCTtcatacagcacagtgaaatgctttccTCACAtaagcacagggtcagacatgatacagcaccactgagggttaaggggcctccctcaagggcccaacagtgacagttTGGCTGTGATGGGGactgaaccctgatcctctgatcaacaacccagagctttaaccactggCCCAGATTATATGTATTTCTTTCAGAATCTTTTTCAgatcttgtttttatttgggttgttttgtgtgtataaaagatataaaagtTATTTTACCTGAAGATTATGAAGTGCAAGTATGACAGCTGACATCAGCACCAGGTTTTCACTTGAGATTATTAGAAATTAAAATTACTTCAGAAGAAACGCAAATAAAAGCCATCGTTACACTgagaaatgacattaaatacaGGTGCGTTATAACTATATACAGGTGCATTATAACTATATACAGGTGCATTATAACTGTATACAGGTGCATTATAACTATATACAGGTGCATTATAACTATATACAGGTGCATTATAACTGTATACAGGTCCATTATAACTGTATACAGGTGCATTATAACTATATACAGCTCCATTATAACTATATACAGGTGCATTATAACTATATACAGCTCCATTCTAACTATATACAGCTCCATTCTAACTATATACAGGTGCATTATAACTATATACAGGTGCATTATAACTATATACAGCTCCATTATAACTATATACAGCTCCATTATAACTATATACATGTGCATTATAACTATATACAGGTGCATTATAACTATATACAGCTCCATTATAACTATATACAGCTCCATTATAACTATATACAGGTGCATTATAACTATATACAGCTCCATTATAACTATATACAGGTGCATTATAACTATATACAGCTCCATTATAACTATATACAGCTCCATTATAACTATATACAGGTGCATTATAACTATATACAGCTCCATTATAACTATATACAGGTGCATTATAACTATATACAGCTCCATTATAACTATATACAGGTGCATTATAACTATATACAGCTCCATTATAACTATATACAGCTCCATTATAACTATATACAGGTGCATTATAACTATATACAGCTCCATTATAACTATATACAGGTGCATTATAACTATATACAGCTCCATTATAACTATATACAGGTGCATTATAACTATATACAGGTGCATTATAACTAAATACAGCTCCATTATAACTATATACAGGTGCATTATAACTGTTTTGTAATATTAATAAGAGACGCATGAGGCCGTCACACATATCTGCTATTTTTACTTTAACCTGCTACATAAAGGAAGTTCTGAATATAATTGAATCAAATGAATCTTTACCTGAACATCTTCATCCATGAGGACCGCTTTATAAAGTGCaaccagaaaaataaaaaacaaaaaagaactgAATAATTGAAACATATatctacacataacacacacacacacacacacacacacacacacacacacacacacacacacacacacacatcttaacAATAATCCAAAACATTATAGAAGTAAGATAcgtatgtttatgtatataataacgtgtgtgtgtgtgtgtgtgtgtgtgtgtgtgtgtgtgtgtgtgtgtgtgtgtgtgtgtgagagagtatttacagtgttttttttgctCCTCACCTCTTTTTGAGTGAATCTAACAATAAGAGAAAAGACGACTTCTGACACATTTTGTAACACAAAAAAGACGGGGACGGGCTGGGGACAGAACAAACAACAAGATGAGACATCAGGTGGATTATACACTCAGTATCTGTACACAGATGTGAGACATACCAGGATGGACAAGGCTTTAGATCCACTGTAAATGTTCCCCAAAAACAGGACTGATGCTGGAAGCCAGGACACGGCTGCAGAtctgatcattttaataaaggACCATAAAGATCTGCTTTAGTTCTCAACTCACAGCAGACTAAAGAGGAACGAGCCTCATTTATAAAGCTTAATAAATACTAGTTTTTATTCAGAACTCAATCCTATGAGAAATGTGATATTCTTTTGGATCCTGAATTTACCTGGAAAAACTATTTATTTCCACCCATCCCAGTTTCCCAGTCACCCAAAGCAGAAGAGCTCCAGTGCAGGTTTGCCACCTGGTAGGCAAATAAAGTcacatgttattaacacagataaagacaaagtcacatgttattaacacagataaagacaaagtcacatgttattaacacagataaagacagtcacatgttattaacacagataaagacaaagtcacatgttattaacacagataaagacaaagtcacatgttattaacacagataaagacaaagtcacatgttattaacacagataaagacaaagtcacattaaacacagataAAGACAGAGTCACGTTATTAACACAGATAAAGACAGCGTAAAGTCACATGTTATTAACACACATGTTATGAGCTTTACCCCTAAACTCATACTTACCCCTGAAAAACGGTGGGAAATGTAAAGTTCAGGACAGAAAGCACATACTGCAAAAAGGAAATAAGTGTTTTAGCATTTAATGACAAGTCTGAATT harbors:
- the LOC113652819 gene encoding transmembrane protein 241, producing the protein MSLSRVIQGLLFCILFVGSCFTNKYVLSVLNFTFPTVFQGWQTCTGALLLWVTGKLGWVEINSFSRSAAVSWLPASVLFLGNIYSGSKALSILPVPVFFVLQNVSEVVFSLIVRFTQKERSSWMKMFSENLVLMSAVILALHNLQFGVNGYVWAVVHLCCVGSYKVFQRNSKPSHLSDLEQQLINYIVSILLLATAAHPTGDLFGALEFPFRTSYKFHSGCFASAILSFFLVLSSVKLKNGLPSQHCALWLFLAKILASGLSFFIFSADFGPPTLCCIVMNHVGEALTLHTNRVLQS